One segment of Cetobacterium sp. NK01 DNA contains the following:
- the tpiA gene encoding triose-phosphate isomerase, with amino-acid sequence MRKTIIAGNWKMNKTVAETKATLSELKELTNGVEGVEIVIGAPFTALESAVKTVEGSNVAIAAQNMHPKDSGAYTGEVSPVMLKEIGVKYVILGHSERREYFHETNAFINEKVKAALAHDLIPILCIGEKLEERESGKTSEVNEKQIREGLAGLTPEEAVKVIVAYEPVWAIGTGKTATPEMAEETHKEIRDVLAAMFGAEAAAEITIQYGGSMNAKNAAELLAMEDIDGGLVGGASLDAPTFIQVIKAGAK; translated from the coding sequence ATGAGAAAAACAATAATCGCAGGAAACTGGAAAATGAATAAAACAGTAGCAGAGACAAAAGCTACATTATCAGAGTTAAAAGAATTAACAAATGGTGTAGAAGGAGTAGAAATTGTAATTGGAGCTCCATTCACAGCTTTAGAATCGGCTGTAAAAACTGTAGAGGGATCAAATGTTGCAATAGCTGCACAAAATATGCATCCAAAAGATTCAGGAGCGTACACTGGAGAAGTATCGCCAGTTATGTTAAAAGAGATTGGAGTAAAATATGTTATATTAGGTCACTCAGAAAGAAGAGAGTATTTCCATGAAACAAATGCTTTCATTAATGAAAAGGTAAAGGCAGCTTTAGCTCACGACTTAATCCCAATTCTATGTATTGGAGAAAAATTAGAGGAAAGAGAATCAGGAAAAACATCTGAAGTAAACGAAAAGCAAATTAGAGAAGGATTAGCAGGATTAACACCTGAAGAGGCAGTTAAAGTTATTGTAGCATATGAGCCAGTATGGGCTATAGGAACTGGAAAAACAGCTACACCTGAGATGGCAGAAGAGACTCATAAAGAAATAAGAGATGTTTTAGCAGCTATGTTCGGTGCAGAAGCAGCAGCAGAGATTACAATCCAATATGGTGGATCAATGAATGCTAAAAATGCAGCAGAGTTATTAGCTATGGAAGATATAGATGGAGGACTTGTTGGAGGAGCTTCGTTAGATGCACCTACATTTATTCAAGTTATAAAAGCAGGAGCGAAATAA
- the gpmI gene encoding 2,3-bisphosphoglycerate-independent phosphoglycerate mutase, whose protein sequence is MAKKPLMLMVLDGWGYNPNAAEKNAIAEAKPENFERLFNTYPHTLIKASGEAVGLPEGQMGNSEVGHLNLGAGRVIYQPLVEITKEIRDGEFFEKAKVVEAFNYAKNNDKAIHFMGLLSDGGVHSHINHLFGLLEMAKRTGLTKVYIHAFMDGRDTAPTSGLEFIKKLEEKIKEIGVGEIATISGRYFSMDRDTNWDRTEKAYDAIVGKVEVTEKTPEQIIEDSYAEKITDEFIKPVLLTKSGEVKKGDVVINFNYRPDRARQITRALTDKDFKGFQREYLEPKYYCMRQYDSTIDAEIIYTDKDITNTLGEVISNHNLTQLRTAETEKYAHVTFFFNGGKETEFKGEERILVASPKVATYDLQPEMSAPELTKKVLEALDSDKFDVIVMNFANPDMVGHTGVFDAAVKAIKAVDKGVGEIVNKVLELDGTVLITADHGNAEKMVDPVTNEAFTAHTTNEVPFVYVSNNFKGELNHGKLADVAPTMLEILHIEKPAEMNGVSLIKK, encoded by the coding sequence ATGGCTAAAAAACCTTTAATGTTAATGGTTCTTGATGGGTGGGGATACAACCCAAATGCAGCAGAAAAAAATGCTATAGCAGAAGCGAAACCAGAAAATTTTGAAAGATTATTTAATACTTATCCACATACATTGATAAAAGCATCAGGAGAAGCTGTGGGATTACCAGAAGGGCAAATGGGTAACTCAGAAGTAGGACACTTAAATTTAGGTGCTGGAAGAGTTATTTATCAACCTCTAGTAGAAATTACAAAAGAGATTAGAGATGGAGAATTTTTTGAAAAAGCTAAAGTTGTAGAAGCATTTAACTATGCTAAAAATAATGATAAAGCAATTCACTTCATGGGACTTTTATCAGATGGAGGAGTTCACTCTCATATTAATCACCTATTTGGATTATTAGAGATGGCAAAAAGAACAGGATTAACAAAAGTGTATATCCATGCATTTATGGATGGAAGAGATACTGCTCCTACTTCAGGATTAGAGTTTATAAAAAAATTAGAAGAGAAAATAAAAGAGATAGGGGTAGGAGAAATTGCTACTATTTCTGGAAGATACTTTTCAATGGATAGAGATACTAACTGGGATAGAACAGAAAAGGCTTATGATGCTATAGTAGGAAAAGTTGAAGTGACTGAAAAAACTCCAGAGCAGATTATAGAAGATTCATATGCTGAAAAGATAACTGATGAGTTTATAAAACCAGTTTTATTAACAAAATCAGGAGAGGTTAAAAAAGGGGATGTTGTAATAAACTTCAACTATAGACCAGATAGAGCTAGACAAATAACAAGAGCTTTAACAGATAAAGATTTTAAAGGATTCCAAAGAGAATATTTAGAGCCTAAATACTACTGCATGAGACAGTATGATTCGACTATAGATGCAGAAATTATTTATACAGATAAAGACATAACTAACACTTTAGGAGAAGTTATATCTAACCACAACTTAACTCAGTTAAGAACAGCTGAAACTGAAAAATATGCACACGTTACTTTCTTCTTTAATGGAGGAAAAGAAACTGAATTTAAAGGTGAAGAAAGAATATTAGTTGCATCTCCAAAAGTTGCAACATATGATTTACAACCAGAAATGTCAGCTCCAGAATTAACAAAGAAAGTTTTAGAAGCTTTAGATTCTGATAAGTTTGATGTTATTGTAATGAACTTTGCTAACCCTGATATGGTAGGACACACTGGTGTATTTGATGCAGCTGTAAAAGCGATAAAAGCTGTTGATAAAGGTGTGGGAGAAATTGTTAATAAAGTACTAGAGTTAGATGGAACAGTATTAATAACAGCTGACCATGGGAATGCAGAAAAAATGGTGGATCCAGTAACTAATGAAGCGTTTACTGCGCATACAACAAATGAAGTACCATTTGTATATGTTTCTAATAATTTTAAAGGAGAATTAAACCACGGAAAGTTAGCTGATGTGGCTCCAACAATGCTAGAAATATTACATATTGAGAAACCTGCTGAAATGAACGGTGTTTCTTTAATAAAAAAATAA